The following nucleotide sequence is from Salinispirillum sp. LH 10-3-1.
GTCGATGATCTTCTCATCGTCCCAAGGCTTGGCGAAGTATTTCACCACGCCCCACTGTTGCAGTTGGTCCGCCGAGGGTTCGGCTTTGGCGCTCAACAGGACAAAGTACGCGTCAGGACGCAGCGGGCGCAGCAGCGCAAACAGTTCCGGGCCCAGAATGTCCGGCATATGAAAGTCCGATACCACCACATCAACGCGAATCTG
It contains:
- a CDS encoding response regulator, which codes for MQRVLFVDDNRRVLAALHRQLRQAPFDFMFATGAQEAIAIARQIRVDVVVSDFHMPDILGPELFALLRPLRPDAYFVLLSAKAEPSADQLQQWGVVKYFAKPWDDEKIIDFITQLGPQDNEGP